From a region of the Mytilus galloprovincialis chromosome 3, xbMytGall1.hap1.1, whole genome shotgun sequence genome:
- the LOC143067288 gene encoding H/ACA ribonucleoprotein complex subunit DKC1-like isoform X2 encodes MADTSAKKKKKQESIADIQHSENFLLKPSDKVEKLDTSQWPLLLKNFDKLNIRTAHYTPIPSGSSPLKRPIEEYIKCGFINLDKPANPSSHEVVAWIKRILRVEKTGHSGTLDPKVTGCLIVCIERATRLVKSQQGAGKEYVCIFRLHSPIEDERLVCQKLEKLTGALFQRPPLISAVKRQLRIRTVYEVKMREYDGERGMGIFWVSCEAGTYIRTMCVHLGLFLGCGGQMQELRRVRSGIQSEKVGMCTMHDVMDAQWLYDNHKDETYLRRAIKPLEALLTGHKRIIMKDTAVNAVCYGAKIMLPGVLRYEDGIEVNQEIVIVTTKGEAVALAIAQMTTAVMATCDHGIVAKIKRVIMERDTYPRKWGLGPKASLKKEMIKKGLLTKHGKPNENTPAEWVKSEGLNSNHAPVKTEPATPGKRKFEDSSSDDSTPSAPATPVTPSGDSEKKKKKKKKKDKEKEKDDEEESSEEVSPDKKKKKKKKHKKMKEDSSD; translated from the exons AATTTTGACAAGTTGAATATTAGGACAGCTCACTACACACCCATACCATCTGGTAGTTCTCCACTGAAAAGACCTATAGAAGAATATATCAA GTGTGGTTTTATAAATCTTGATAAACCAGCCAATCCATCTTCTCATGAAGTTGTGGCATGGATCAAAAGAATATTACGTGTGGAGAAAACAGGCCACAGTGGCACATTAGATCCAAAGGTTACAGGATGTCTGATTGTATGTATAGAAAGAGCCACACGATTGGTCAAATCACAACAGGGTGCTGGAAAGGAGTATGTGTGTATATTTAGACTACACAGTCCTATAGAAGATGAACGACTTGTGTGTCAG AAATTAGAGAAACTGACTGGTGCTTTGTTTCAAAGACCCCCATTGATATCAGCTGTAAAAAGACAATTACGTATCAGAACAGTGTATGAAGTAAAGATGAGGGAATATGATGGGGAAAGAGGAATGG GTATATTCTGGGTTAGCTGTGAGGCAGGCACCTACATTCGTACAATGTGTGTACATCTTGGTCTCTTCCTGGGTTGTGGTGGACAGATGCAGGAACTTCGTCGAGTCAGATCTGGTATTCAGTCAGAAAAG gtTGGAATGTGTACCATGCATGATGTGATGGATGCCCAGTGGTTATACGACAACCATAAAGACGAAACCTACCTCAGGCGGGCAATTAAACCACTGGAGGCACTACTAACTGGTCATAAACGTATCATCATGAAAGATACAGCA GTGAATGCTGTATGTTATGGTGCCAAGATAATGTTACCTGGAGTTCTTCGGTATGAAGATGGTATTGAAGTCAATCAGGAAATAGTAATTGTCACAACGAAAGGAGAGGCAGTTGCTTTAG CAATAGCTCAGATGACGACAGCAGTAATGGCTACCTGTGATCATGGGATCGTAGCCAAGATCAAACGAGTTATTATGGAGAGAGACACATACCCAAGGAAATGGGGACTTGGTCCAAAG GCTTCTTTGAAGAAAGAAATGATCAAGAAAGGATTGCTCACAAAACATGGAAAACCGAATGAAAATACTCCAGCAGAATGGGTCAAATCAGAAGGTTTAAA TTCTAACCATGCGCCAGTGAAGACAGAACCTGCTACACCAGGAAAG AGAAAGTTTGAAGACAGTAGTTCAGATGACAGTACACCTAGTGCTCCAGCCACACCAGTGACACCTAGTGGTGattctgaaaagaaaaagaagaagaagaaaaagaaagacAAGGAAAAGGAGAAAGATGATGAGGAAGAAAGTTCTGAAGAA GTTTCTCCAgacaagaaaaagaagaagaaaaagaaacataagaaaatgAAAGAGGACAGTAGTGATTGA
- the LOC143067288 gene encoding H/ACA ribonucleoprotein complex subunit DKC1-like isoform X1, with amino-acid sequence MADTSAKKKKKQESIADIQHSENFLLKPSDKVEKLDTSQWPLLLKNFDKLNIRTAHYTPIPSGSSPLKRPIEEYIKCGFINLDKPANPSSHEVVAWIKRILRVEKTGHSGTLDPKVTGCLIVCIERATRLVKSQQGAGKEYVCIFRLHSPIEDERLVCQKLEKLTGALFQRPPLISAVKRQLRIRTVYEVKMREYDGERGMGIFWVSCEAGTYIRTMCVHLGLFLGCGGQMQELRRVRSGIQSEKVGMCTMHDVMDAQWLYDNHKDETYLRRAIKPLEALLTGHKRIIMKDTAVNAVCYGAKIMLPGVLRYEDGIEVNQEIVIVTTKGEAVALAIAQMTTAVMATCDHGIVAKIKRVIMERDTYPRKWGLGPKASLKKEMIKKGLLTKHGKPNENTPAEWVKSEGLNSNHAPVKTEPATPGKVSNGLKRKFEDSSSDDSTPSAPATPVTPSGDSEKKKKKKKKKDKEKEKDDEEESSEEVSPDKKKKKKKKHKKMKEDSSD; translated from the exons AATTTTGACAAGTTGAATATTAGGACAGCTCACTACACACCCATACCATCTGGTAGTTCTCCACTGAAAAGACCTATAGAAGAATATATCAA GTGTGGTTTTATAAATCTTGATAAACCAGCCAATCCATCTTCTCATGAAGTTGTGGCATGGATCAAAAGAATATTACGTGTGGAGAAAACAGGCCACAGTGGCACATTAGATCCAAAGGTTACAGGATGTCTGATTGTATGTATAGAAAGAGCCACACGATTGGTCAAATCACAACAGGGTGCTGGAAAGGAGTATGTGTGTATATTTAGACTACACAGTCCTATAGAAGATGAACGACTTGTGTGTCAG AAATTAGAGAAACTGACTGGTGCTTTGTTTCAAAGACCCCCATTGATATCAGCTGTAAAAAGACAATTACGTATCAGAACAGTGTATGAAGTAAAGATGAGGGAATATGATGGGGAAAGAGGAATGG GTATATTCTGGGTTAGCTGTGAGGCAGGCACCTACATTCGTACAATGTGTGTACATCTTGGTCTCTTCCTGGGTTGTGGTGGACAGATGCAGGAACTTCGTCGAGTCAGATCTGGTATTCAGTCAGAAAAG gtTGGAATGTGTACCATGCATGATGTGATGGATGCCCAGTGGTTATACGACAACCATAAAGACGAAACCTACCTCAGGCGGGCAATTAAACCACTGGAGGCACTACTAACTGGTCATAAACGTATCATCATGAAAGATACAGCA GTGAATGCTGTATGTTATGGTGCCAAGATAATGTTACCTGGAGTTCTTCGGTATGAAGATGGTATTGAAGTCAATCAGGAAATAGTAATTGTCACAACGAAAGGAGAGGCAGTTGCTTTAG CAATAGCTCAGATGACGACAGCAGTAATGGCTACCTGTGATCATGGGATCGTAGCCAAGATCAAACGAGTTATTATGGAGAGAGACACATACCCAAGGAAATGGGGACTTGGTCCAAAG GCTTCTTTGAAGAAAGAAATGATCAAGAAAGGATTGCTCACAAAACATGGAAAACCGAATGAAAATACTCCAGCAGAATGGGTCAAATCAGAAGGTTTAAA TTCTAACCATGCGCCAGTGAAGACAGAACCTGCTACACCAGGAAAGGTATCTAACGGTTTAAAA AGAAAGTTTGAAGACAGTAGTTCAGATGACAGTACACCTAGTGCTCCAGCCACACCAGTGACACCTAGTGGTGattctgaaaagaaaaagaagaagaagaaaaagaaagacAAGGAAAAGGAGAAAGATGATGAGGAAGAAAGTTCTGAAGAA GTTTCTCCAgacaagaaaaagaagaagaaaaagaaacataagaaaatgAAAGAGGACAGTAGTGATTGA